In Vanessa atalanta chromosome 3, ilVanAtal1.2, whole genome shotgun sequence, one genomic interval encodes:
- the LOC125076853 gene encoding tribbles homolog 2-like — protein MDPGSPSLLFPLRLSKPAVTVPVPATGEHSKADERAQSPSLADRLSAAPSPSSPAPPSPAPPQHQFQAALVAEKYLLLEQVEGSSLCRCVDVRTQEEYVCKVVSRDCSSLLQAHYRLDGHPHVNPIHEVLVGDKRVYLIFPRSHSDLHSYVRARKRLREHEARRLFRQMAETVAACHEQGIVLRDLKLRKFVFADPQRTTLKLESLEDAVVLDDPEEDLLQDKRGCPAYVSPEILRAHRTYSGRAADMWSLGVILYTMLVGRYPFNDSEHASLFAKISRGYFVVPECLSSRGKCLIRSLLRREACERLSARDVLRHPWLARDPRNELPPRAAASLDRLVPDVPMDEDH, from the exons ATGGATCCCGGATCCCCCTCCTTATTGTTTCCGTTGCGCCTGAGCAAGCCTGCAGTGACGGTTCCCGTGCCGGCTACTGGAGAGCACAGCAAAGCCGATGAGCGGGCGCAATCACCTTCGCTTGCGGACCGCTTGTCAGCAGCTCCATCGCCATCGAGCCCAGCACCGCCCAGCCCTGCGCCCCCCCAACACCAGTTCCAAGCAGCCCTGGTGGCTGAAAAGTATCTCTTACTGGAACAAGTCGAAGGCTCATCGCTTTGTCGGTGTGTGGACGTGCGCACGCAAGAGGAATATGTTTGCAAA GTGGTATCAAGAGACTGCAGTAGCCTCCTCCAAGCGCACTACCGCCTCGACGGTCACCCACATGTAAACCCTATTCACGAAGTCCTGGTTGGGGATAAGAGGGTGTATCTTATATTTCCAAGATCGCACTCCGATCTCCATTCCTATGTGCGGGCGAGGAAAAGGCTAAGGGAACACGAAGCTAGGAGGCTGTTCAGGCAAATGGCGGAAACTGTTGCGGCGTGTCACGAACAAGGAATCGTCTTACGTGACCTCAAGTTGAGGAAATTCGTCTTTGCTGATCCTCAAag AACGACACTAAAGCTTGAGTCGTTAGAAGATGCGGTCGTGTTAGACGACCCTGAAGAAGATCTCCTTCAAGATAAGAGAGGGTGTCCCGCGTACGTGTCGCCCGAGATTCTCCGGGCCCATCGGACGTACTCGGGCAGAGCTGCCGATATGTGGTCGCTCGGCGTCATTCTGTACACCATGCTCGTTGGAAG GTATCCTTTCAACGACTCGGAGCACGCATCGCTTTTTGCGAAGATATCTCGAGGTTACTTCGTAGTGCCCGAGTGCCTGTCGTCGCGAGGTAAATGCCTGATACGCTCCTTGCTGCGGCGGGAGGCGTGCGAGCGGCTGAGTGCGCGCGACGTGCTGCGCCACCCGTGGCTTGCTCGCGACCCGCGAAACGAGCtgccgccgcgcgccgccgcctcGCTCGACCGCCTAGTGCCCGACGTGCCCATGGACGAAGACCACTAA